The following proteins are encoded in a genomic region of Phalacrocorax carbo chromosome 2, bPhaCar2.1, whole genome shotgun sequence:
- the THRB gene encoding thyroid hormone receptor beta isoform X1 — protein MSGYIPSYLDKDELCVVCGDKATGYHYRCITCEGCKGFFRRTIQKNLHPTYSCKYEGKCVIDKVTRNQCQECRFKKCIFVGMATDLVLDDSKRLAKRKLIEENREKRRREELQKTIGHKPEPTDEEWELIKIVTEAHVATNAQGSHWKQKRKFLPEDIGQAPIVNAPEGGKVDLEAFSQFTKIITPAITRVVDFAKKLPMFCELPCEDQIILLKGCCMEIMSLRAAVRYDPESETLTLNGEMAVTRGQLKNGGLGVVSDAIFDLGMSLSSFNLDDTEVALLQAVLLMSSDRPGLVCVERIEKCQEGFLLAFEHYINYRKHHVAHFWPKLLMKVTDLRMIGACHASRFLHMKVECPTELFPPLFLEVFED, from the exons GGTATATACCCAGTTACTTAGACAAGGATGAGCTATGTGTAGTATGTGGGGACAAAGCCACCGGATATCATTATCGCTGCATCACTTGCGAAGGTTGCAAG ggtttttttagaagAACCATTCAGAAAAACCTCCATCCAACCtattcctgtaaatatgaagGAAAATGTGTGATAGACAAAGTAACAAGAAATCAGTGCCAGGAATGTCGCTTCAAAAAGTGTATCTTTGTTGGCATGGCAACAGATT TGGTGTTGGATGACAGTAAGCGGTTGGCAAAAAGGAAGCTGATAGAAGAAAATCGAGAGAAGAGACGTCgggaagagctgcagaaaacaaTTGGGCACAAACCAGAGCCAACGGATGAGGAATGGGAGCTCATCAAAATTGTTACTGAAGCACATGTGGCCACCAATGCACAAGGAAGCcactggaagcagaaaaggaaatttctg CCAGAAGATATTGGGCAGGCACCAATAGTTAATGCCCCAGAAGGTGGGAAAGTGGATTTAGAAGCCTTCAGCCAGTTTACAAAAATTATCACACCAGCGATTACAAGAGTGGTGGATTTTGCCAAAAAGTTGCCTATGTTTTGTGAG CTGCCATGTGAAGACCAGATCATCCTTCtgaaaggctgctgtatggagatAATGTCCCTCCGAGCAGCAGTTCGCTATGACCCCGAGAGTGAGACTTTAACACTAAATGGGGAGATGGCGGTGACAAGGGGCCAGCTGAAAAATGGGGGTCTTGGCGTAGTGTCTGATGCCATTTTTGACCTGGGCATGTCTCTCTCTTCATTTAACCTGGATGACACCGAGGTTGCCCTTCTTCAGGCTGTTCTACTCATGTCATCAG ATCGCCCAGGCCTTGTTTGTGTTGAGAGGATAGAAAAGTGTCAAGAGGGTTTCCTCCTCGCATTTGAACACTACattaattacagaaaacacCATGTTGCACACTTTTGGCCAAAACTGCTGATGAAAGTGACAGACCTGCGAATGATCGGAGCCTGCCATGCCAGCCGCTTCCTGCACATGAAGGTGGAGTGCCCCACAGAACTCTTTCCTCCATTGTTCCTGGAAGTGTTTGAGGATTAG